A single window of Danio rerio strain Tuebingen ecotype United States chromosome 15, GRCz12tu, whole genome shotgun sequence DNA harbors:
- the sesn3 gene encoding sestrin-3, giving the protein MNGTAGICNHCRNTIREKEKMSRHISTGPSSFIPENEIIGAMPLSDSTVMLLDEEFSGRMDNLTQVMGLHPHYLQAFLRCHYYLLRMDGPLPLHYRHYIAIMAAARHQCSTLVCHHVQEFEQIGVCSDWLRGLEFCPQRLRNLNEINKILAHRPWLITKQHIQALVKTGEHSWSLAELVHAVVLLAHFHALASFVFGSGVNPDPEVTEVNGVTGDLCPPVMKGLCTCHLTNSNQANGNPNTGSELEALMERMKRLLEEREDDDASEEEMFTRFEKEKKESLLVVSAGFDEEVVPPSPVARFVDDPSFGYQDFARHGEDNPPTFKAQDYSWEDHGFSLVNRLYSDIGHLLDDKFRTACDLTYYNMASHEGVDTSMLRRALFNYVHCMYGIRYDDYDYGEVNQLLERSLKVYIKTVTCYPERTTCRMYESYWHQFRHSEKVHVNLLLMEARMQAELLYALRAITHYMT; this is encoded by the exons GAAAAAATGTCAAGACACATATCAACAGGACCAAGCTCATTTATTCCAGAAAACGAG ATCATAGGAGCAATGCCTTTGAGTGATTCCACAGTGATGCTCTTGGATGAAGAGTTCAGCGGCCGCATGGACAACCTGACACAAGTGATGGGCCTCCATCCGCATTACCTGCAAGCCTTCCTGCGCTGCCACTATTACCTCTTGAGGATGGACGGCCCTCTTCCACTCCACTACAGGCATTATATCGCAATAATG GCTGCAGCAAGGCATCAGTGCTCCACGCTAGTATGTCACCATGTGCAAGAGTTTGAGCAGATTGgagtctgttctgattggctgagaggtCTGGAGTTCTGCCCGCAACGGCTTCGCAACCTCAACGAGATTAATAAGATCCTCGCGCACAGACCCTGGCTCATCACCAAGCAACATATACAA GCTCTTGTGAAGACTGGAGAACACAGCTGGTCTCTGGCAGAGCTGGTTCACGCGGTCGTACTGTTGGCTCACTTCCACGCCCTGGCTAGTTTTGTGTTTGGCAGCGGTGTCAACCCTGACCCTGAGGTCACAGAAGTCAACGGGGTCACAGGTGACCTTTGCCCTCCAGTCATGAAGGGTTTATGCACCTGCCACCTAACAAACAGCAACCAAGCCAACGGGAACCCGAACACTGGG AGTGAGTTGGAAGCTCTGATGGAGCGAATGAAGCGACTGCTGGAGGAGAGAGAGGATGATGATGCGTCAGAGGAGGAGATGTTCACTCGCTTCGAGAAAGAGAAGAAAGAGAGTCTCCTGGTGGTGTCTGCAG GGTTTGATGAGGAAGTGGTTCCTCCTTCGCCCGTGGCTCGGTTTGTAGACGACCCATCGTTTGGATATCAAGATTTTGCACGACACGGAGAAGACAATCCACCGACATTTAAAGCACAA GACTACTCGTGGGAGGATCACGGTTTCTCTTTGGTTAACCGGTTGTACTCTGACATCGGGCACCTGCTGGATGATAAGTTCAGAACGGCCTGTGATTTGACGTATTATAACATGGCCAGTCATGAGGGTGTGGATACTAGTATGCTGCGTAGGGCTCTCTTCAACTATGTCCACTGCATGTACGGGATACG ATATGACGATTATGACTACGGTGAGGTGAATCAGCTGTTGGAGCGCAGCCTGAAGGTTTACATTAAAACAGTGACGTGTTATCCAGAGAGAACCACCTGCCGCATGTATGAGAGCTACTGGCACCAGTTTAGACACTCCGAGAAG GTCCATGTGAATTTGCTTCTAATGGAGGCCCGAATGCAGGCAGAGCTGCTCTATGCTTTGAGGGCCATCACTCATTATATGACCTGA
- the bloc1s3 gene encoding biogenesis of lysosome-related organelles complex 1 subunit 3, which produces MASNKFQIVVQGEASETDSDDEVYMTSAPAVPASLSSSSSGMKVAGEASETDSEDEEERARRLISESQQQMLRKDLPPLIVIRNSPATACAQEERSSPVSRPDAGRFNTLLQQKLQESNARLCVDVSQSLKQVYQNASKDIRQATGHLNNSQTGIINASHSIRLILEDLKSVSEKIDIITSCKLLPDITMPNPGSVQPLANAGL; this is translated from the exons ATGGCAAGCAACAAATTCCAGATCGTGGTTCAGGGAGAAGCCTCTGAAACGGACTCTGATGATGAAGTGTACATGACCTCTGCTCCCGCAGTCCCTGCGTCATTATCCTCCTCCTCGTCAGGGATGAAGGTGGCAGGAGAGGCATCGGAGACAGACAGCGAGGATGAGGAGGAGAGAGCGCGAAGACTGATCTCTGAAAGCCAACAGCAGATGCTCCGCAAAGATCTTCCTCCTCTCATCGTCATCAGAAACAGCCCAGCTACTGCCTGCGCACAGGAG gaGAGATCATCGCCTGTGTCCAGACCCGATGCAGGACGCTTCAACACGTTGCTCCAGCAGAAACTTCAGGAGAGTAATGCACGGCTGTGTGTGGATGTCAGTCAAAGCTTAAAACAGGTTTATCAGAACGCATCCAAAGACATCCGACAAGCGACCGGACACCTCAACAACTCTCAGACGGGCATCATCAATGCCTCGCACAGCATCAGACTCATTCTGGAGGACCTGAAGTCCGTTTCAGAGAAGATCGACATCATCACCAGCTGCAAACTGCTGCCAGACATTACAATGCCGAACCCAGGGTCCGTACAGCCCTTAGCCAATGCTGGACTCTGA